The genome window CAGTTTAGTTCGTCTGCATCAAGTTGCCGTTTTAGTCCTCTTGGAGCCTATGACAGAAGCGTACAACCTTGATGCCTTGCGGGTGAAGTTATCATtcgatttttgtttatttaatcCCTCAAATAAGATATGGGTTTTTTGGCGTTTTGGTTTCCATTTTAATGTCATGCATAACTCGGAGCAAATTCTCCACGTCATGGTGGGTCATGATTCTTGGACAGAGACTATCTTTGCCTCCTTCATTTATGCTAAATGTACTAAGGTGGGAAGACGTGCTCTGTGGTCTGAACTGCGCACTCTCGCTAGCTCGATCACAAGACCGTGGTTGGTAGGGGGGATTTTAATGCTATTCGTACGCTAGCGGAGTATACGGGTCGGGCTAACCAGGACCTGGATGCCATTTCAGATTTCAGCACAACAATCTTTGACTGTCATCTTCAGGAGCTGCCGTTCTCCGGAAGCTCATATACATGGTCCGGAGTTAGGGCAGGAGTTAGGATATGGAAACGTTTGGGCAGGGTATTAATCAACCAGCAATGGCTCAATTTTTTACCAAATACTTCTGTGCAGCATCTCAACCGGGCCACCTCTAATCATACGCCCTTATTGGTGAATCTGCGCTCCGCTGATGCTAGTGTTCCGAAGCCCtttaaattccagaatttctgGGTTTCTAGCTCCGATTTTAAACCGACGGTGCAGAACAATTGGGAACTTTCCACACAAGGATATGGTATGTACCGGCTGGCTTTCAAGCTGAAGCGGCTAAAGGCATGTTTACGCCACTGGAGCAAGCAGCACTTTGGAAACATCTTCCAGGCTGTCCGGCAGAACGAGTTTGAGGTTCAGcaaaaagaaattttgtttgaaGCTGCCCCGACGGATGAGACGAGGGCTGATCTCCATCGGGCAAAAGCCAGCCTGTTGCAAAGTCTCCGGGTGGAAGAGGACTACTGGCGTCAAAAAGCGCGACTGTGTTGGTTGAAGGATGGGGATTCCAATACACGATATTTCCATGCATCGGTCAGAAAGAAACGATCAAAGCTGGCCATTCACCGCATTAAGGATGAGGGAGGGATTTGGCTTGAGGATGACGACAAGATTGGCCAGGCAGCGGTGTGTTTTTTCCAGCGCCTTCTTACAGCTGAGGAGGCTAGCAATGTTGATGAGCTTCTCATACACATACCGAACCTAGTGTCTGCAGATCAAAATGGAGTCTTATTAAGGGAGGTTACAATGGAGGAGGTAAAGGGGGTGGTCTTCGAGCTCGACGGAGATAGTGCCCCGGGTGCGGATGGATTCACTGGCACCTTTTTTCGCCATTGTTGGGATATAGTGGCCCTTGACGCCTTAGCAGCGACCATGGACTTTTTGGCTGGGACTCCGCTCCCAAAAGAAATTGCCAGCACTTTGATTGTATTAATCCCGAAGAAGCCGAACCCAGCTACGTTTGCAGATTTCCGACCCATTAGCCTGTGCACCTTTATGAACAAGATTTTTACGAAGGTCCTAGCCAATCGCTTGCAGGCTATTCTCCCAGGCATTATATCTCTGGAGCAATCTGCGTTTTGCCCTGGCCGTGATATTGCTGAAAATGTTCTCCTGGCACAGGAAATGATTGCCTCCATTAACAAGAAGACCCGCGGACACAACTGCATCTTCAAATTGGACATGATGAAAGCTTTTGATAGGGTGTCATGGTGGTTTTTACGGCAGCTCCTCTGCAAGTTTGGTTTTGACTATCGtttcattttccttattttgaaTAACCTCTCCCTCAGCTGGTTTTCTGTGTTGGTAAATGGCAGGGCCAGGGGCTTTTTCCAGGCTTCCCGTAGGATTAAGCAAGGTGATCCTTTGTCCCCTCTCCTCTTTATTCTGGCATCCGAGGCCCTTAGTAGGGGACTGAATGCACAAGTAGCTGGGGGTAGTGTGGCGCCCTACGCAACACCGCGTGGATGCCGAACGGTCACACATTTGGCCTTCACGGACGACGTCATCATTTTTGTTCGGGGAGATAAGAGGTTGGTAGGGAATTTGGTTCATTTCTTAAATCTATATCAAACTGCAACAGGCCAGCGGGTTAACAACCACAAGGGCTTATTCATATCATCGCGTCGGTGTGGTTCTGGCCAAATTCGACGGATTCAGCAGATGACCGGTTTCAGGCATGGGGCCCTGGCTCTCTCGTATCTGGGATGCAATCTATATGCTGGACGTCGGAAAAAGGTGTACTTCCAATTTTTAATAGACAAATTCATTACTAAACTTGCGGGCTGGCAGAAAAAACTTCTCTCCCAGGGGGGACGACTCATACTCATTAAGCATGTGCTTTCGGCCATACCTACGCACGTGTTAGCCATTATGGACCCACCATCCGGGGTGCTCAAGGAACTGGAACAGATAATGGcgaattttttttggggtctgACGGAGCTGGGCCCTAAACACCACTGGCGTTCCTGGGAAAAACTATGCTTTCCAGTGGAGGAAGATGGCCTTGGCATACGATTCTTTAAAGACATATAGGGGGCGTTCAGCTACAAACTGTGGTGGCGTTTTCGCCATTCCACCTCCTTGTGGGCTCTTTTCATGAGGTCTTGTTATAGTGAAGACAATGGGGCAATCCGCAGGACATCCATAGTCTGGCGACGAATGCTAGCTGTTTCTGATACGGTGGCACAGGTCACCCGAGTTATAGACTTGGAAGACGGGGGTCGACCAGCTTGGACTCTAACATCCTCTGGTGATTTCACTATTTCCTCAGCATGGGAGGCTCTGCGGTCTAAACGGGCTTGCCTTGGATCTAGGAGAAGTGTATGGAGTGGTCGAGTTCCTTGCAAAATCGCCGTTTTTATGTGGAAGCTACTTAATAAGTTCCTCCCGTTCCCTGATGCCCTCCAGAGGTTTGGCCTTCACCTCCCCTCTAAGTGCTCGTTCTGCCTGAATGGAGAGTCTCAAGAGCACATATTCTCGGGCTGCTTCCTAGCATCTGAGGTATGGAGTTTCTTGGCCAGGGTAATGTGGATTCCCAATGCACCTTCGACGGACATTCTCTGCAGGCTACAACAATGGTGGCTTTGTCACCCTCCAAGCTCTGCACGGGGAAAGCTGTGCAGGGTGTTGCCGTCGCTAATCTGTTGGGgactttggaaggctaggaaCATGGCGGTTTATGAGGGGGTTATCTTAACAACATCGCAGGTTTGCTGGAATATTCAATCGTTGTTGCATCACATGTCCCAGGTCTGGCCTTTGGTTCAAGTGACGCGGGATGACGGGGAACTGGTCCACTCGGGTTTGTTACTTCGACTAACACCACGTGAGCGGATGCTCCCGCGCTAGGTCGTTTGGGAAAAACCACCGGACGGGTGTGTCAAACTGAATGTTGATGGCTTATCTCTAGGGAATCCAGGCTCCTCTGGTGCTGGAGGGGTGCTACGTGACTCGGGGGGTAGTGTCCTATGCGGTTTCTCATCCTTCTTGGGATCAAGGACAAATATGGAAGCGGAAGCCTTGGCATTACTGGAGGGTATGCTACTCTCCACAGATTTTCCCTTCCTACAGGTTGAAATGGACTCTCAGGTGCTGCTGGCTATGGTGAATGGCAATGGAAGAATTCCTTGGACGCTATGGAAGACTATCTCACGCATCCAAACCTTAGCGCGGGGCCGCCAGGTCACTTTCACTCATGTTTATCGGGAGGCAAACGGGGTTGCCGACGCGCTTGCAAATCTAGCTAATTCCACAGGTGTCTGTCAAAGCTTTGGTGCGTCAACACTTCCGGACCATATACAGGGGTTAGCCCGCCTAGATAGGATGCGAGTACCTTATGTACGGTTGCATTAGCTTTCCTGGTTCGCGTTCAGACCAACTGTTGTATGCGATGTGTCTATTGAATAAATTCTGGAGTGGCGCCCCCCCTCGTGTACGaggttagccaaaaaaaaaaatgctctgAACTAGTGAACTTTACAATTTCTCTACCTATTGAAATTCTCCATTATGTGCAATTACTCATCAAATAAGACGAACGAAGCTATTACTATTAGATTAAAATGACTGGCTTAACCTCAAATAAATTAACTTGTTGAAGTTTATTTTGGGTACATGGAGACACCATGTTTGTGTGCTTCACTTATTTTCGACTTActgtttaatatcaaaatttagtacttaaaattaatggattcaaatcttgatatgttCAAAcatgtttgataaccaaaaattgaatatttgaattaattaagtggcactaaaatttttaaacaaaatttgctcccaaaaataagtgataaggtATTTACTTATCgctgaatgtgatatacactcaaacgtatttaatttaatacttaataattggataatttaatggatttagattttagattttaaatttcaattttcaaagtttagttttatcaaacgcagcCTAATGTCCTATAGTATTAAGTATATTACTGAGCTATTAGTTCTAACATGTCACATCAGACATGTTTCTCTTTTACCACATTTTATGCTTATGCCTATTTGTTCATGTTTACCTTTTAAGTAGGGTGAATTTCAACATTTGAATTCTTTACCTCCATAGAATGAGCATTGACCACCAGACTATCAACCAATGGCATAATTTCCACGATAAAATGGTCTTTAGAGTAGGAAAATTTGAATATACAcacatgtatgtatatatatatatatataaagtactAACTCTAATTAgccattttctctctcttagGTAACATGCATAATTATTTGATGGGTCATTTGAATATTTAGAATTTAGCCATATTTGTATCCAACTCCTCtctaattagttaattttttCATAGTTTTCATCTCTTCTAacaatttttatcttttcaaataAACTTAAAATTGAATATTCATTGATAAATGAATTGCTACATCTTGTGTTTTTAATTGAGCACAAAATTAGTTCTAGGTTTACAACCAttgttaaaatttaattatacaCGCACATATACATGTATGTGTGTGTACTTGTGTGTGAAAgtattaaaaatttaattaaccATTTCTCTCTCCTAGATAGCAAAcctaattgaagaaaatttgtaGGTCATTTGCATACTTGAGTTTTATCCATATTTGTATCTAAGTCTTCTCTAATTAATATGTTATataatttttctctcttctaacatatatatatatatatttaaatagatttGTTTACCCTTTGTATCAATACGGTTTAAATTTacttagtttaattttttttttcaatttttttttccttaatcatttattttattccacCAAGCATAAAAGCCCATCGCATCGTTTAACGTCCGTAGAGTCAGCGGAGCCTAGCCCGAAAACTCGGAAGGCCTAACCTATCCATCCTAAGATTCCCCCTAGCCATTTTTGGCAACATAGCAAAACTATCAAAAATGCAGTCTCTCATTAGCTCCACCCCAACATTTGCTAGCGTATCCGCTGGTCTATTCACCTCCCTATAACAGTGCGAAATGCCACGGAAGTGGGGCCTGTAGGTCATCAATTCCTCCATATCCTGTTGCAACCTCCATGGGCACGCATAAATCCCCTGcaccatattgatcaaaacaagcgaATCCGCTTCAATGTGCAAGTCCGTGTATCCTCTCTCCAAACACAATCTGACTCCAAAAAGCAGAGCTTTAAGTTCCGCGTGTAAGCTCGTCAACCTGCCAAAAAAACAAGAGTGCCCCACTAAAAAATTGCCTTGCTCATCTCGTAAgactccaccaccaccactgaGCCCCGGATTTCCTTTCGAACACCCATCTGAATTAATCTTACACCCACCACCTGGAGCCACCCAGCTCACCGGTACAACCGCAAATTGCCGCTGTTGCCTGACCAAGAAGTCACAA of Coffea arabica cultivar ET-39 chromosome 5c, Coffea Arabica ET-39 HiFi, whole genome shotgun sequence contains these proteins:
- the LOC140007279 gene encoding uncharacterized protein → MAGLLPPGGGAGRSFAAVLQNQTSSSSLSPCKIKIAAQFRGEPAVLFSEEDIAKLSAPFKFAVVGKFSHGRPSLEVIRKACSAIGFKSNFAVGLLDQRHILIRFCLEEDFLRCWTKGLWSIAEFPMRVFKWSPDFTVSSESSRAPVWIALEHLPIHFFDKASLFSIASTIGNPLQIDAATASLARPSVARLCVDLDISKELPARVWIGTGSHGFWQRVLYENLPLYCLLCSRQGHSSDGCRQTKQRRDGPRPATAARVTQTQEMRGGAQQPNTTHPMLTPVELPLLPAAVGQAQGGGSGAHCSTAERQADAVAQGALDGCGDVVHKGEQESAEHRYFDPAQLEGGQGVLQVTATPSVLGSICDDSQIPPAPHEKMPPQGSLSDGEELPEEGACDRRTLVASFQQFSKALGPRVQRKFADRDEDGFTMVLSRRSRKRRSHNPLPRQVLTRQAAKASMELPFSGSSYTWSGVRAGVRIWKRLGRVLINQQWLNFLPNTSVQHLNRATSNHTPLLVNLRSADASVPKPFKFQNFWVSSSDFKPTVQNNWELSTQGYGMYRLAFKLKRLKACLRHWSKQHFGNIFQAVRQNEFEVQQKEILFEAAPTDETRADLHRAKASLLQSLRVEEDYWRQKARLCWLKDGDSNTRYFHASVRKKRSKLAIHRIKDEGGIWLEDDDKIGQAAVCFFQRLLTAEEASNVDELLIHIPNLVSADQNGVLLREVTMEEVKGVVFELDGDSAPGADGFTGTFFRHCWDIVALDALAATMDFLAGTPLPKEIASTLIVLIPKKPNPATFADFRPISLCTFMNKIFTKVLANRLQAILPGIISLEQSAFCPGRDIAENVLLAQEMIASINKKTRGHNCIFKLDMMKAFDRVSWWFLRQLLCKFGFDYRFIFLILNNLSLSWFSVLVNGRARGFFQASRRIKQGDPLSPLLFILASEALSRGLNAQVAGGSVAPYATPRGCRTVTHLAFTDDVIIFVRGDKRLVGNLVHFLNLYQTATGQRVNNHKGLFISSRRCGSGQIRRIQQMTGFRHGALALSYLGCNLYAGRRKKVYFQFLIDKFITKLAGWQKKLLSQGGRLILIKHVLSAIPTHVLAIMDPPSGVLKELEQIMANFFWGLTELGPKHHWRSWEKLCFPVEEDGLGIRFFKDI